In one Novosphingopyxis iocasae genomic region, the following are encoded:
- a CDS encoding TolC family protein, giving the protein MQKICWTAFPVLLALAPASYAQSIGYEEALRAAVSEQPQVRARELQLEARRSVADAADELPDPRLRAGIQNLPVAGPAAFEIDRQLPTQIQVGVEQDIPNLAERHARARMAVADIDLASAQLTRAQLTARLGAGEAWISLAYTQQALNVIDEALRQIERLVPLARSAVAAGSARPAESLEIRRAVLEVEDMRTRLEGDLDAARAMLARYAAVQGAVATGAIPAADVDAERLRATLELNPDIILAIAQVRQADARIDLARSEKRPDFGINVSYGRRDPMFGDVVSVMGSITLPIFAGRRQNPRIAAAEAEASAAQAIQLDRLRELQAQFEADLAAWRSAYRQWQRATEELLPLAQSRADLERASFAANRAELLDVIEAIKALALLQIEILEREEATVEAATTLRLTYTEFQP; this is encoded by the coding sequence ATGCAGAAAATTTGCTGGACCGCATTTCCGGTCCTGCTGGCTTTGGCGCCAGCTAGTTACGCGCAGTCAATCGGCTACGAGGAGGCATTGAGAGCGGCCGTTAGCGAACAGCCGCAGGTGCGAGCGCGGGAGTTGCAGCTCGAGGCACGTCGCAGCGTCGCTGATGCAGCTGACGAACTACCAGATCCTCGCCTCCGCGCTGGGATTCAGAACCTTCCGGTGGCAGGCCCGGCAGCCTTCGAGATCGACCGGCAGCTGCCCACCCAGATCCAGGTCGGTGTGGAGCAGGACATACCCAATCTCGCGGAGCGCCATGCGAGAGCGCGCATGGCAGTGGCCGATATAGATCTGGCTTCCGCGCAGTTGACCCGCGCGCAGCTCACGGCTCGGCTTGGAGCAGGCGAGGCCTGGATTTCGCTCGCGTACACCCAACAGGCTCTGAATGTTATCGATGAGGCACTTAGGCAGATCGAAAGGCTGGTGCCCTTGGCGCGGAGCGCCGTTGCGGCGGGATCGGCCAGGCCGGCTGAGAGCCTCGAAATTCGCCGTGCGGTACTGGAAGTCGAGGACATGCGGACCCGCCTAGAAGGCGACCTTGACGCGGCACGGGCCATGTTGGCGCGATATGCTGCTGTGCAAGGCGCAGTTGCCACCGGGGCTATCCCCGCGGCGGATGTCGATGCCGAGCGACTCCGGGCGACCCTAGAGCTTAATCCCGATATCATTCTCGCTATCGCACAGGTTCGACAGGCAGATGCGAGGATCGATCTTGCCCGGTCGGAGAAGCGGCCCGATTTCGGCATCAATGTCAGCTATGGCAGGCGCGATCCGATGTTCGGTGATGTCGTCTCGGTCATGGGCTCGATTACGCTCCCCATCTTTGCGGGCAGGCGGCAGAACCCGAGGATTGCCGCTGCTGAAGCCGAAGCAAGCGCAGCGCAAGCAATTCAGCTTGATCGCTTGCGCGAACTGCAAGCGCAATTCGAGGCCGACCTTGCCGCTTGGCGCAGCGCATACCGCCAGTGGCAGCGAGCCACGGAGGAGTTGCTACCCCTCGCCCAAAGCCGGGCTGATCTCGAAAGGGCCAGCTTCGCGGCAAACCGCGCCGAACTGCTGGACGTCATCGAAGCGATCAAGGCGCTGGCGCTCCTACAAATCGAGATCCTTGAGCGTGAGGAGGCGACAGTTGAAGCCGCGACGACCTTGCGACTGACCTATACGGAGTTCCAGCCATGA
- a CDS encoding efflux RND transporter periplasmic adaptor subunit, whose translation MGAAWDKLSPRQKSWTMAATVALISVTAGYGLSQRGESGSQANGNGGSSSAECEDVLYWYDPMVPGQRFDEPGKSPFMDMELVPKCAGEEATSGVQIDAGLVQNFGIRTAEAEYGVLEPDVSVTGVLAYNGRDVAIVQPRAGGFVQRTYGRAPDDVVSRGAPLADILVPEWGGAQQEYLAVLNSGDEQLAQAMRERMRLLGMSNGQISSVGRTGRAQATITVTAPTGGAITMLGVRPGMTVMAGQTLAEITGFSPIWLEASVPETQAANIRVGQPVSATLTAFPDERFSGPIIAILPSAQDASRTITVRAQLPNPSGRLKPGMFAQVSLTPDTRRALLVPSEAVIRTGRRTIVMIKQDEGGFMPAEVRIGREAGGRTEVLAGLSQGEEVVTSGQFLLDSEASLAGLDVRAIDEAGPNRDGEDQPVTFSAMGTIEKIADGSVTLRHGPVPRLDWPAMTMSFRTKNAAQISGFEEGDRVRFTFTQQDAGPRIETIRSAGQ comes from the coding sequence ATGGGAGCCGCGTGGGACAAACTGTCGCCGCGCCAGAAATCCTGGACGATGGCGGCAACGGTCGCCCTGATCAGCGTCACCGCAGGATACGGGTTATCGCAGCGGGGTGAGAGCGGAAGTCAGGCAAATGGCAACGGGGGATCATCCAGCGCCGAATGTGAGGACGTGCTTTACTGGTACGATCCGATGGTGCCGGGACAGCGTTTCGACGAGCCTGGAAAATCGCCGTTCATGGATATGGAACTTGTTCCCAAATGCGCTGGCGAGGAGGCCACCTCCGGGGTTCAGATCGACGCGGGGCTTGTCCAGAACTTCGGCATCCGCACCGCCGAGGCCGAATACGGCGTACTTGAGCCGGACGTGTCCGTTACCGGTGTTCTCGCTTACAATGGGCGGGACGTTGCAATTGTCCAGCCAAGGGCTGGCGGCTTTGTACAACGAACCTATGGGCGTGCTCCAGACGATGTGGTGAGCCGAGGCGCGCCGCTGGCCGATATTCTCGTACCCGAATGGGGAGGAGCGCAGCAGGAATATCTGGCCGTCCTGAACAGCGGCGATGAACAGCTTGCACAGGCCATGCGCGAGCGGATGCGGCTGCTCGGCATGTCGAATGGGCAAATTTCATCGGTGGGCCGGACCGGCCGCGCGCAGGCGACGATCACGGTCACCGCGCCGACCGGCGGGGCCATCACCATGCTCGGCGTGCGACCCGGCATGACCGTGATGGCAGGCCAGACCCTGGCGGAAATAACCGGATTCTCGCCGATCTGGCTCGAGGCATCGGTGCCCGAAACACAAGCAGCGAATATCCGGGTCGGCCAACCTGTCAGTGCAACCCTGACCGCGTTTCCCGATGAGAGATTTTCCGGACCGATCATCGCGATCTTGCCGAGCGCACAGGATGCCAGCCGGACAATCACCGTCCGCGCACAATTGCCCAATCCTTCCGGACGGCTCAAGCCGGGCATGTTCGCGCAGGTCTCGCTGACCCCCGACACCCGGCGCGCTCTGCTGGTTCCTTCCGAAGCGGTGATCCGGACCGGGCGCCGCACCATCGTCATGATCAAGCAGGACGAGGGCGGCTTCATGCCTGCCGAAGTCCGGATCGGCCGTGAGGCGGGAGGCAGGACCGAAGTGCTGGCCGGCCTTTCGCAAGGCGAAGAGGTCGTGACCTCGGGCCAGTTCCTGCTCGATTCCGAGGCAAGCCTGGCAGGACTTGATGTTCGTGCGATCGATGAGGCAGGTCCGAACCGGGACGGTGAAGACCAACCAGTGACATTCAGCGCAATGGGGACGATCGAGAAGATTGCCGATGGCTCCGTCACGCTGCGGCACGGACCTGTCCCGCGGCTAGACTGGCCCGCCATGACGATGAGTTTCCGCACGAAGAATGCAGCGCAGATCAGCGGGTTCGAGGAAGGCGATAGAGTGCGCTTTACCTTCACCCAGCAGGACGCCGGCCCCCGTATCGAGACCATCAGGAGTGCCGGGCAATGA
- a CDS encoding efflux RND transporter permease subunit → MIARIIDASIANRLFIVLAAIAVTLGGFWAVRTTPVDALPDLSDVQVVVRSNYPGQAPRIVEDQVTYPMATTMLSVPGAKTVRGYSMFGDSYVYIIFEDGTDLYWARSRVLEYLNQVQNRLPEGVTSTLGPDATGVGWIYEYALVDRTGGHDLAGLRSLQDWFLRYELKTIPGIAEVASVGGMVKQYQIVLEPYRMASFGVTHAEIVNAIQSSNQEAGGSIVEMGEAEYMVRASGYLTTLDDFREIPLRTATGGVPVTLGDVATIQVGPELRRGIAELNGEGEVAGGIIVLRQGADARSAIQAVEEKLDELQASLPEGVEIVTTYDRSQLIDASVENLTTKLIEEFIVVAIVCALFLWHARSALVAIITLPLGVLAAFIVMRFQGVNANIMSLGGIAIAVGAMVDAAVVMIENAHKHLERWEHENPDTVLSVKERWRIIADASKEVGPALFFSLLIITLSFLPVFTLQAQEGRLFAPLAFTKTYAMAAAALLSVTLVPVMMGWLIRGKIPSEDSNFLNRWLTRIYRPGLNWVMRWPKATLAVAGAIFLTTLIPFSQLGGEFLPPLDEGDLLYMPSALPGLSPGEASALLQRTDRLIKSVPEVETVFGKAGRADTATDPAPLTMFETTIRFRPREEWREAMTTDALIEELDRVVQVPGLANVWVPPIRNRIDMLATGIKSPIGVKVSGEDLAEIERVALEVEGVAKTIPGVSSALAERLSGGRYVDVDIDRAAAARYGLNISDIQQIVSGAIGGANVARTVEGLARYPINVRYPREIRDSVDELRTLPLLTPSGQQITLGTVARIGVSDGPPMLKSEQGRLTSYIYVDVRDRDLTSVVADLQEAVAASVNLPAGVSLSYAGQFEYLTRAYERLQIVVPATLVIIFLLLYLIFRRWDEAMLIMGTLPFALSGGYWLLYLMGYNQSVATAVGFIALAGVSAEFGVIMLIYLKAALEKRSGDLSAEEVDQAIREGALLRVRPKAMTVAVILAGLFPILIGTGAGSEVMSRIAAPMIGGMITAPLLSMFLLPAAYLLLRRPRPEKPANPQGEEECVPQPI, encoded by the coding sequence ATGATCGCGCGCATTATCGATGCCTCGATCGCCAATCGGCTTTTCATCGTCCTCGCCGCCATAGCTGTGACCCTTGGCGGGTTCTGGGCCGTCCGCACAACTCCGGTCGATGCTTTGCCCGATCTGTCCGATGTCCAGGTTGTCGTCCGATCCAACTATCCGGGCCAGGCGCCCCGGATTGTCGAGGACCAGGTGACCTACCCGATGGCCACGACCATGCTGTCGGTGCCGGGAGCGAAGACCGTACGCGGCTACTCGATGTTCGGCGACAGCTACGTTTATATCATTTTCGAGGACGGTACCGACCTTTACTGGGCACGGTCGCGGGTGCTCGAATATCTCAATCAGGTGCAGAACCGCCTGCCCGAGGGTGTTACGAGCACGCTCGGTCCGGATGCGACGGGCGTGGGGTGGATTTACGAATATGCGCTTGTCGATCGCACGGGCGGTCATGACCTTGCCGGGCTGCGCAGCCTGCAGGACTGGTTTCTGCGCTACGAGCTCAAGACGATCCCCGGCATTGCCGAAGTCGCGAGTGTCGGCGGTATGGTGAAACAATACCAGATCGTGCTCGAACCTTACCGGATGGCATCGTTCGGCGTCACGCATGCCGAGATCGTAAACGCCATCCAGTCGTCCAACCAGGAGGCCGGCGGTTCGATCGTCGAGATGGGTGAGGCCGAATACATGGTACGCGCGTCGGGCTATCTGACGACGCTGGACGATTTCCGCGAGATTCCCCTCAGGACTGCAACTGGCGGGGTTCCGGTTACCCTTGGCGATGTCGCCACAATCCAGGTCGGGCCGGAGCTGCGCCGCGGCATTGCCGAGCTCAACGGCGAAGGAGAGGTCGCCGGCGGCATCATCGTTCTCAGACAGGGCGCGGACGCTCGCAGCGCAATCCAGGCGGTCGAGGAAAAGCTGGACGAATTGCAGGCGAGCCTTCCCGAGGGCGTCGAGATCGTCACCACCTACGACCGATCGCAGCTTATCGACGCCTCGGTGGAGAATTTGACGACCAAGCTGATCGAGGAGTTCATCGTCGTCGCGATCGTATGCGCGCTGTTCCTCTGGCACGCACGTTCGGCACTTGTCGCCATCATCACCCTGCCTTTGGGCGTGCTCGCGGCGTTCATCGTGATGCGTTTCCAGGGGGTGAATGCCAATATCATGTCGCTGGGCGGGATCGCTATCGCGGTCGGCGCCATGGTCGATGCAGCCGTTGTGATGATCGAAAATGCGCACAAGCATCTCGAGCGATGGGAGCATGAAAATCCCGACACGGTGCTTTCGGTCAAGGAACGCTGGCGGATCATCGCCGATGCATCGAAGGAAGTGGGACCGGCGCTGTTCTTCAGCCTTCTGATCATAACCTTGTCGTTCCTGCCCGTGTTTACCCTACAAGCCCAGGAAGGCCGGTTGTTTGCACCGCTTGCCTTCACCAAGACCTATGCCATGGCGGCGGCTGCGCTGCTGTCGGTTACACTGGTTCCGGTGATGATGGGCTGGCTGATCAGGGGTAAGATACCGTCAGAAGACTCCAATTTCCTCAATCGCTGGCTGACCAGGATTTACCGACCGGGCCTTAATTGGGTGATGCGCTGGCCAAAAGCCACGCTCGCGGTTGCAGGCGCGATCTTCCTCACCACGCTGATCCCCTTCTCGCAGCTCGGCGGAGAGTTTCTCCCGCCGCTCGACGAGGGCGATCTGCTCTACATGCCGAGCGCCCTTCCCGGTCTATCGCCAGGCGAGGCCTCGGCGCTGCTGCAGCGCACCGACCGCCTCATCAAATCGGTACCGGAAGTCGAAACAGTCTTCGGCAAGGCCGGCCGTGCAGATACGGCTACCGACCCGGCTCCGCTCACCATGTTCGAGACCACGATCCGGTTCCGGCCGCGGGAGGAATGGCGCGAAGCCATGACGACTGATGCGCTGATCGAAGAGCTCGACCGGGTCGTTCAAGTGCCCGGTCTCGCCAATGTCTGGGTACCCCCTATCCGTAACCGCATCGATATGCTGGCGACCGGGATCAAGAGCCCGATCGGGGTCAAGGTTTCGGGCGAGGATCTTGCAGAGATCGAACGGGTGGCGCTCGAGGTCGAGGGTGTGGCAAAGACGATTCCCGGCGTCAGTTCGGCTCTGGCCGAGAGGCTTTCCGGCGGGCGCTACGTCGATGTCGACATCGATCGCGCCGCAGCGGCGAGATACGGCCTCAACATCTCCGATATCCAGCAGATCGTCTCGGGCGCTATTGGTGGGGCCAATGTCGCGCGGACTGTTGAAGGTCTGGCGCGCTATCCGATCAATGTGCGCTACCCCCGTGAAATTCGCGACAGCGTGGACGAATTGCGAACCTTGCCCCTCCTGACGCCGTCGGGACAACAGATTACGCTCGGCACGGTCGCACGGATCGGCGTCAGCGATGGCCCCCCCATGCTCAAGAGCGAACAGGGACGATTGACCAGCTACATCTATGTGGATGTGCGCGACCGCGATCTTACATCGGTGGTTGCCGACCTCCAAGAAGCGGTCGCCGCAAGCGTCAATCTTCCGGCGGGCGTCAGCCTGTCCTACGCGGGTCAGTTCGAGTACCTTACCCGCGCCTACGAACGGCTGCAGATCGTCGTACCCGCCACGCTCGTCATCATTTTCCTGCTGCTCTATCTGATCTTCAGAAGGTGGGACGAGGCAATGCTTATCATGGGTACGCTGCCATTCGCCCTGTCAGGCGGCTACTGGCTCCTCTATCTGATGGGCTACAACCAGTCGGTCGCAACTGCCGTCGGATTCATTGCCCTGGCAGGTGTATCGGCCGAGTTCGGCGTGATCATGCTGATCTATCTCAAGGCAGCCCTCGAGAAACGAAGTGGCGATTTGAGCGCCGAGGAAGTGGATCAGGCGATCCGCGAAGGGGCGCTCTTGCGTGTCCGACCCAAGGCGATGACCGTAGCGGTGATCCTTGCGGGTCTGTTCCCGATCTTGATCGGTACCGGAGCTGGCTCGGAGGTGATGAGCCGGATCGCGGCACCGATGATCGGCGGTATGATTACCGCGCCGCTCCTGTCCATGTTCCTGCTTCCCGCCGCCTATCTGTTGTTGCGGCGCCCCCGTCCGGAAAAACCGGCCAACCCTCAAGGAGAAGAAGAATGCGTACCCCAACCTATATGA
- a CDS encoding copper-binding protein, with amino-acid sequence MRTPTYMILLAAPLALAACDAADDSSETMMSDDMANSDSMPMSGEMPMAEETGGEQSASAEGTVTAIDSEAGTVTIEHGPVESIGWPAMTMAFEADAQILEQVSVGEGIAFKFRTGTEGSVVTSVTPR; translated from the coding sequence ATGCGTACCCCAACCTATATGATCCTGCTCGCGGCACCGCTGGCGCTTGCAGCCTGCGACGCTGCAGACGACAGCTCAGAGACCATGATGTCAGACGACATGGCGAACTCGGACAGCATGCCCATGTCAGGCGAAATGCCGATGGCGGAGGAGACCGGCGGCGAGCAGAGCGCCAGCGCGGAGGGAACGGTTACAGCCATCGATTCCGAGGCGGGCACTGTGACCATCGAGCATGGTCCGGTCGAAAGTATCGGGTGGCCCGCGATGACCATGGCATTCGAAGCCGACGCGCAAATCCTCGAACAGGTCAGTGTCGGTGAGGGAATAGCCTTTAAATTTCGTACTGGAACCGAAGGCAGCGTCGTTACCTCGGTAACGCCGCGATAG
- a CDS encoding multicopper oxidase family protein, with protein MPDIDRPNFQDRRDFMKSAGLAATGFAALPLLGCDTQSRMSLDRSGASKPLAIPRLQAGTIERGERVFRLSLTPGEKEFVSDTPSPTIGIDASYLGPTLEMRRGEQVRFQIDNKLAEDATVHWHGFELPATADGGPHQLVRPGERWSPSFEIRQRASLYWYHSHLHRRAGPQVYTGLAAPIYVRDEEEDRLDLPSRYGVDDIPLVVQDRVIDSSGRLVYPLDMHSRMMGVMGERIYVNGTANAVFEAAAGPLRLRLLNGSNARFYTFSLEGDRPMQLIASDGGLLAAPSEVRSLTLAPGERAQVIVDLSEGRPLRLIASSPANAMGMMGGQGGGMMGGGMMGNRTGRERQGRTFSILDMRPSGSSTPVMLPPTLAALAAPDPSLAVRSRRFVLDMGMMGRGMSINGQTMDMDVINQRVPVGQWEIWEIANASMMAHPFHIHNVQFRLLDRDGRPPRAEEAGFKDTVIVNPREQVRLLLRFEENTDPDTPYMYHCHILEHEDAGMMGQFVVTAS; from the coding sequence ATGCCCGATATCGACAGGCCCAACTTTCAGGATCGGCGCGATTTCATGAAGAGCGCCGGTCTCGCGGCGACGGGTTTCGCGGCGCTGCCGCTGCTGGGCTGCGATACGCAAAGCAGGATGTCGCTCGATCGATCAGGTGCAAGCAAACCTCTTGCCATACCTCGGCTACAGGCCGGAACGATCGAACGGGGCGAGCGTGTCTTTCGCCTCTCCCTCACACCTGGCGAGAAAGAATTCGTGTCCGACACTCCGTCTCCGACAATCGGCATCGATGCATCCTATCTCGGGCCCACCCTCGAAATGCGCCGCGGCGAACAGGTTCGCTTTCAGATCGACAACAAGCTTGCCGAGGACGCGACTGTCCACTGGCATGGTTTCGAACTTCCCGCCACAGCGGATGGCGGACCGCACCAGCTCGTGCGGCCCGGCGAGCGCTGGAGCCCGTCCTTCGAAATACGCCAGCGCGCTTCGTTATACTGGTATCATTCGCATCTGCATCGCCGGGCCGGACCACAGGTCTATACCGGACTTGCTGCCCCGATCTACGTGCGCGACGAGGAAGAGGATCGCCTCGATCTGCCGAGCCGGTACGGTGTAGATGACATACCGCTCGTCGTGCAGGATCGCGTGATCGACAGCTCGGGCCGCCTTGTTTACCCGCTCGACATGCACTCGCGGATGATGGGGGTGATGGGTGAGCGCATCTATGTGAACGGAACGGCCAATGCCGTTTTCGAGGCCGCCGCCGGTCCGCTGCGCCTGCGGCTTCTCAATGGATCGAATGCGCGGTTCTACACCTTCTCGCTCGAAGGTGATCGTCCGATGCAACTCATCGCAAGCGATGGCGGCCTGCTTGCCGCGCCAAGCGAGGTTCGCAGTCTTACCCTTGCCCCAGGCGAACGCGCACAAGTGATCGTCGATCTTTCCGAAGGGCGCCCGCTCCGGCTGATTGCCAGCAGCCCTGCTAACGCCATGGGCATGATGGGCGGGCAAGGCGGGGGTATGATGGGCGGCGGAATGATGGGAAACCGGACCGGTCGCGAGAGGCAGGGCCGCACATTTTCCATCCTCGATATGCGCCCCTCCGGCTCGTCGACTCCAGTGATGCTCCCGCCCACCCTCGCCGCGCTAGCCGCGCCAGACCCCTCGCTCGCCGTTCGCAGCCGCCGTTTCGTACTCGATATGGGCATGATGGGTCGGGGTATGTCGATCAACGGCCAGACCATGGACATGGATGTCATCAATCAGCGCGTACCGGTGGGTCAGTGGGAAATATGGGAAATCGCCAACGCATCGATGATGGCGCATCCCTTTCATATTCATAACGTGCAGTTCCGCTTGCTCGACCGGGACGGCCGGCCTCCGCGGGCGGAAGAGGCGGGCTTCAAGGACACCGTTATCGTCAACCCGCGTGAACAGGTCAGGCTGCTGCTACGGTTCGAAGAGAATACCGATCCCGACACTCCCTACATGTATCACTGTCATATCCTCGAGCACGAGGACGCAGGCATGATGGGGCAGTTCGTGGTCACGGCCAGTTAG
- a CDS encoding heavy metal translocating P-type ATPase: protein MSDGHNAIEGTATDPVCGMSVKMDGARFIDRHKGGDHYFCSSRCLDKFRADPEMYLSKAHLDAVEDVPEGTIYTCPMHPEIRQPGPGSCPICGMALEPETVTLNEGPDPELVDMRRRFWWSALFTLPLFAYAMGDMIPSRPFDQIIEPASAQWLQLLLATPVVLWGGWPFFTRALQSVRTMNLNMFTLIGFGVAIAYLFSLVATLAPDIFPEAFRDHAGRVGVYYEAAAVITTLVLLGQVLELKARGSTSSALRALLELAPPTAMKIFGRGDEREVPLDELTSGDLLRVRPGDKVPVDGTLEDGSSAIDESMISGEPIPVKKSAGDPVIGGTVNQTGSFTMRATQVGADTMLSKIVQMVAEAQRSRAPIQRLADQVTGWFVPIVVLVAIVSFVVWAIWGPAPALAYALVNAVAVLIIACPCALGLATPMSIMTGTGKGAQHGILIKNAEALETLEKIDTLVVDKTGTLTRGKPDLVDVKPQPNFDEQELLSLVAAVERGSEHPLAHAIVEGAQNRGAAILDASDIESVTGEGIQANVDKRLVAIGNEKMMERMGALEEGWRSTADEGRSLGQTVMFVAVDGAPAGLIAVADPIKATSRTAIAALHERGIKIVMLTGDSEATARAVASQVGIDEVEANVSPEDKHRKIEQLKSEGRRVAMAGDGINDAPALAASHVGIAMGTGTDVAIESAGVTLVRGDLVGVVQALVLSRATMRNIRQNLFFAFAYNALGIPVAAGVLYPWTGLLLNPMIAAAAMSLSSVSVIGNALRLRALALPKFDT, encoded by the coding sequence ATGAGCGATGGGCACAATGCGATCGAGGGTACGGCGACCGACCCCGTTTGCGGAATGAGCGTGAAGATGGACGGCGCCCGCTTCATCGATCGACACAAGGGTGGCGACCATTACTTCTGCTCCTCGCGCTGCCTCGACAAGTTCCGCGCGGATCCGGAGATGTATCTTTCAAAGGCGCACCTCGATGCTGTCGAGGATGTCCCGGAAGGTACGATATACACCTGTCCGATGCATCCGGAGATCCGGCAGCCGGGGCCGGGCTCCTGCCCGATATGCGGGATGGCCCTCGAACCCGAAACGGTCACCTTGAACGAGGGTCCCGATCCCGAACTGGTCGACATGCGGCGAAGGTTCTGGTGGAGCGCGCTCTTCACCCTGCCGCTCTTCGCTTATGCGATGGGCGACATGATCCCGTCGCGACCGTTCGATCAGATCATCGAACCCGCTTCCGCGCAGTGGCTGCAGCTTCTGCTGGCCACTCCGGTGGTGCTTTGGGGCGGCTGGCCCTTCTTCACCCGCGCGCTGCAATCAGTCCGAACCATGAACCTCAACATGTTCACCCTGATCGGCTTCGGCGTTGCCATCGCTTATCTGTTCAGCCTTGTGGCAACCCTCGCCCCGGACATCTTTCCCGAGGCATTCCGCGATCATGCGGGCCGGGTCGGCGTCTATTACGAGGCCGCAGCGGTTATCACGACCCTCGTGCTGCTCGGGCAGGTGCTCGAGCTCAAGGCGCGCGGATCGACATCGAGCGCCTTGCGAGCGCTTCTCGAACTCGCACCCCCGACCGCGATGAAGATCTTCGGTCGCGGGGACGAGCGCGAAGTACCGCTCGATGAATTGACGTCGGGGGACCTGCTGCGCGTGCGTCCGGGCGACAAGGTCCCCGTCGATGGCACGCTCGAGGATGGAAGCAGTGCCATCGACGAATCCATGATCAGTGGCGAACCCATTCCCGTCAAGAAAAGCGCTGGCGATCCCGTGATCGGGGGCACTGTCAACCAGACCGGCAGCTTCACCATGCGCGCGACGCAGGTCGGCGCGGACACCATGCTCTCGAAGATCGTGCAGATGGTGGCGGAGGCGCAGCGCAGCCGGGCACCGATCCAGCGGCTCGCCGACCAGGTCACCGGATGGTTCGTACCCATCGTCGTCCTTGTCGCTATCGTGAGTTTTGTCGTCTGGGCCATCTGGGGACCGGCACCGGCCCTTGCCTACGCGCTCGTCAACGCGGTCGCCGTTCTGATCATCGCGTGTCCCTGCGCGCTCGGACTGGCGACGCCGATGTCGATCATGACCGGTACCGGCAAGGGCGCGCAGCACGGGATCCTGATCAAGAACGCCGAAGCGCTCGAAACGCTGGAAAAGATCGATACGCTGGTCGTCGACAAGACCGGAACGCTGACCCGGGGCAAGCCTGATCTTGTCGACGTAAAACCGCAGCCAAATTTCGACGAGCAGGAATTGCTGAGCCTTGTCGCTGCCGTTGAGAGAGGAAGCGAGCATCCGCTCGCCCACGCGATCGTGGAAGGGGCTCAAAACAGGGGCGCTGCCATTCTCGACGCTTCCGATATCGAATCCGTGACCGGCGAAGGTATCCAGGCAAATGTCGACAAGCGCCTGGTCGCGATCGGGAATGAAAAGATGATGGAGCGTATGGGGGCGCTCGAAGAAGGCTGGCGGTCAACGGCGGACGAAGGCCGAAGCCTCGGACAGACGGTGATGTTCGTGGCCGTGGACGGGGCACCGGCAGGCCTTATCGCGGTCGCCGATCCGATCAAGGCAACCAGCCGCACCGCTATTGCCGCGTTGCATGAGCGCGGCATCAAGATCGTGATGCTTACCGGCGACAGCGAAGCCACCGCGCGTGCGGTAGCAAGCCAGGTCGGTATCGACGAAGTCGAAGCGAACGTCTCGCCCGAGGACAAACATCGCAAGATCGAGCAGTTGAAGAGCGAGGGTCGCCGGGTCGCTATGGCCGGCGACGGCATAAACGACGCACCCGCGCTTGCCGCTTCGCATGTCGGCATCGCGATGGGAACGGGTACCGATGTCGCGATCGAAAGCGCGGGCGTGACATTGGTGCGCGGCGACCTCGTCGGCGTTGTTCAGGCGCTCGTCCTGTCTCGGGCCACTATGCGCAACATCAGGCAGAACCTGTTCTTTGCCTTTGCGTATAATGCGCTCGGCATACCGGTCGCAGCAGGTGTCCTCTATCCATGGACCGGGTTGCTTTTGAACCCGATGATCGCGGCCGCAGCGATGAGCCTGTCTTCGGTATCGGTGATCGGCAACGCCCTGCGCCTGCGCGCCCTCGCTCTTCCCAAATTCGATACCTGA